A genomic window from Anoplolepis gracilipes chromosome 6, ASM4749672v1, whole genome shotgun sequence includes:
- the LOC140667002 gene encoding sphingosine-1-phosphate phosphatase 2 codes for MILKLIDYLKDPQLVAAIQEFFGIKIYYNKHFEEFESKIAQKIKKREQICIDPNEENYILSCHNKNINGCNTNSSKIFNRCIEQAEFLEQKNKSINKEETSTVSKTPHYAITNLFWYYLFLFGTELGDEIFYSSFIPFLLWNIDAAVGRKVVLVWAIVMTIGQTLKDIICWPRPACPPAVRLQNKWSQEYGMPSTHAMVGFALPFSIVLFTMNKYIYPSLIGYFFALVWCVLVSMSRLYLGMHTVLDIVVGLTLTIVLMIPLVPLVDITNSYIITSFCLSVILTIVGIAVIVYYPLSNKWTPTRSDTTMVVSVTAGIHVGAWLSYYTGILSASLISPPYHIVWPTYSMFGHLILRTVLGFSTIIATKVLCKYLSYTIVCAILRINYKELMKCQDYSENRNKVFVDLIYKYVACFMIGIITVYLLPQVFSMIGIERPAFYTEM; via the exons atgatattaaaattaattgattacttaaagGATCCTCAACTAGTTGCAGCAATTCAAGAATTCTTTgggattaaaatatattataacaaacatTTTGAGGAATTTGAATCTAAAATAGctcaaaaaattaagaagagAGAACAAATTTGTATTGATCctaatgaagaaaattatattttgagttGTCATAATAAGAACATAAATGGCTGTAATACAAatagttcaaaaatattcaatagatGCATAGAACAAGCAGAATttttagaacaaaaaaataaatcaataaacaaaGAAGAAACTTCAACAGTTTCAAAAACTCCACATTATGCAATCACTAATTTATTTTGgtattatctatttttgtttGGAACTGAACTAGgagatgaaattttttattcatcttttataCCTTTCTTATTGTGGAATATTGATGCAGCTGTTGGTCGAAAAGTAGTCTTAGTATGGGCCATTGTTATGACTATTG GACAgacattaaaagatataatttgttGGCCCAGACCAGCATGTCCTCCAGCAGTtagattacaaaataaatggtCACAAGAATATGGAATGCCATCTACTCATGCCATGGTTGGTTTTGCGCTTCCATTTAGCATAgtattatttacaatgaacaaatatatttatccatCTTTAATCGgctatttttttgctttagtTTG gtGTGTACTCGTCAGTATGAGCAGACTCTACTTAGGTATGCACACTGTGTTAGATATTGTAGTTGGTTTAACATTAACGATTGTGTTAATGATTCCATTGGTACCTTTAGTAGATATAACAAATTCTTACATTATTACCAGTTTTTGTTTATCAGTAATTCTGACCATAGTCGGTATTGCTGTTATTGTGTATTATCCACTCAGCAATAAATGGACTCCTACTAg AAGTGATACTACCATGGTTGTGTCAGTCACAGCAGGAATTCATGTGGGTGCATGGCTTAGTTATTATACTGGTATATTAAGTGCATCTTTGATTTCACCACCATATCATATTGTTTGGCCAACATATTCTATGTTTGGTCATCTGATTCTTAGAACTGTACTCGGTTTTTCTACTATTATTGCAACAAAAGTTCTCTGCAAATACCTCAGCTACACTATAGTATGTGCCATATtacgaattaattataaagagcTTATGAAATGCCAGGATTATAGTGAAAATCGAAATAAAGTGTTCGtcgatttaatttacaaatatgtagCATGTTTTATGATAGGTATAATTACAGTATATTTGTTACCACAAGTTTTTAGCATGATAGGTATCGAACGACCAGCATTTTATACAGAAATGTGA
- the Pih1d1 gene encoding PIH1 domain-containing protein 1, with amino-acid sequence MNDAIFLDIDDSIKMKNLLLPDKDRDVLNQQMDKLMKQYNSKPFIFVQPTPGICVKTRTSDKKKIFVNICVSDKILPPEDISDTKLFELLNDEVPNYIIPMSICAERMETDKSGTHSATYDVMINKAYFEKCQEKKHFMTFTILVILSGVADKFDKIFDMENYIIFKNRTVMGKLQQHQIENRELKKPQDRKPLIEEISGSMTSTINTITVQNNDTAKMNYVILKKPLKGPAEHLIILFDMSSISVKDIVVLVNSDRINVTDKKACFYDILVPYILEANSVKAFLDYSIMVLRIDTLIKQN; translated from the exons ATGAATGACGCCATATTTCTCGATATTGATGATTCtatcaaaatgaaaaatttattactacca GATAAAGATAGGGATGTTTTAAATCAGCAAATGGATAAGTTAATGAAACAGTATAATTCAAAACCATTTATCTTTGTACAACCTACTCCTG GTATCTGTGTAAAAACTAGAACGTCtgacaaaaaaaagatttttgtgaatatatgtgtatctgataaaattttaccaCCTGAAGATATATCTGATACCAAATTATTTGAACTTTTAAATGATGAAGTacctaattatattataccaaTGAGTATATGTGCTGAAAGGATGGAGActgataaat ctgGTACACACAGTGCAACATATGATGTCATGATAAATAAagcatattttgaaaaatgccaagagaaaaaacattttatgacATTCACGATATTAGTTATACTGAGTGGAGTGGCAGataaatttgacaaaatatttgacatggaaaattatattatatttaaaaatcgaaca gtAATGGGAAAATTACAACAGCATCAAATAGAAAATCGTGAGCTTAAAAAGCCACAAGATCGTAAGCCATTGATTGAAGAAATTTCAGGTTCTATGACATCTACCATTAACACAATTACTGTACAAAACAATGATACAGCAAAAATGAATTatgtgattttaaaaaaaccatTAAAAGGTCCAGctgaacatttaataattttatttgacatgTCAAGT ATTTCAGTTAAAGATATAGTAGTACTGGTTAATTCTGATCGTATAAATGTCACAGATAAGAAAGCttgtttttatgatattttagttCCATACATACTTGAAGCAAATAGTGTAAAAGCTTTTTTGGATTACAGTATTATg gtATTACGAAtagatacattaataaaacaaaactaa